One Vespa crabro chromosome 1, iyVesCrab1.2, whole genome shotgun sequence genomic region harbors:
- the LOC124423450 gene encoding ubiquitin thioesterase trabid isoform X1, with translation MTKRLLCKKYKTTISAKRYRVLPIKNYSLKMNNRLEEAESKWTCEYCTYENWPSSLKCTMCRGAKPLLGEDIYRLRNTSPQRSGSNVASGPVSHISPTDPYNLTSQNYSHNVPAGGMWSCGICTYLNYQNASRCVQCSNKKPGGHNQSIHSIASNLHEHLAPLRLGDPPSNLGSNSQVNPPAINLHPERYYNVQTNAHPEKWSCLVCTYENWPKATKCVMCFHPKEKDKRERSATNVGLILPSPERDHNQRSLPSPPHAPYIHQTQREENSAIARSTKCVAFYRSSHRFTDSRNDSLSTPQSPNNCDYERRLKQLRRHTDWCWLNACLGIVEGDNAPVEAYLASGGDPARQLTHSEVLLLNRSSAFDVGHTLVHLAIRFQREDILATLLSQIEGSGSGIKRVPSYVAPDLAAQIRRHVMNNIRLRKGSFSCYFVTDMATFALPAEVEDLPSIVQEQMLGELLDKEAQQQLEGGGGEPPALNWSLEITERLGSRLHALWNRSAGDCLLDSAMQATWGVFDRDNALRRALADSLQQAGQFFYPRWREYEASQASRMLDFTLEETQWQEDWESLLATAAQPGSALEQLHVFALAHILRRPIIVYGVKYVKSFRGEDIGYARFEGVYLPLLWEPSFCIRSPIALGYTRGHFTALVPIEPYASSRIPPISSHGGGNGPLQQLQIQMQTTFMPLMDREHKLLPIHFLSPDEIGREESILKDWLDVCRTEGGILVAQQKLHKRPLLVAQMLEEWLNHYRRLVQTNNAPFSRPVALQDYSSDGDTEDE, from the exons ATGACCAAAAGATTATTATGTAAAAAGTACAAGACAACCATATCTGCCAAA AGGTACAGAGTTCTCCCAATCAAGAATTATTCATTGAAGATGAATAACAGACTTGAAGAGGCAGAGTCAAAATGGACTTGTGAATATTGTACGTATGAGAATTGGCCTTCATCTTTGAAATGCACAATGTGTAGAGGTGCCAAGCCTTTATTGGGTGAAGATATTTATCGCTTACGTAATACAAGTCCACAAAGGTCAGGATCAAATGTTGCTTCTGGCCCTGTATCTCATATAAGTCCAACAGATCCATATAATCTAACCTCTCAGAACTATAGTCACAATGTACCAGCTGGAGGAATGTGGTCATGTGGCATATGTACGTATCTCAATTATCAAAATGCCTCGCGCTGTGTTCAATGCAGTAATAAGAAACCTGGTGGACATAACCAATCAATACACTCTATAGCTTCCAATTTACACGAGCATCTAGCACCACTTAGATTAGGAGATCCTCCATCTAATTTAGGCTCAAATTCTCAAGTAAATCCACCAGCAATAAATTTGCATCCTGAAAGGTACTATAATGTACAGACTAATGCACATCCAGAAAAATGGTCCTGTCTTGTATGTACTTATGAAAATTGGCCAAAAGCTACAAAATGTGTTATGTGTTTTcatccaaaagaaaaagataaaagagaaagatctgCAACAAATGTAGGATTAATTTTACCAAGTCCTGAGAGAGATCATAATCAACGTAGTTTACCATCTCCGCCTCATGCACCTTATATTCATCAAACGCAACGAGAGGAGAATTCTGCAATTGCAAGAAG CACAAAATGTGTTGCTTTTTACAGAAGTTCACACAGATTTACTGATAGTAGAAATGACAGTTTATCGACACCACAGTCTCCTAATAATTGTGATTATGAGCGTAGATTGAAACAGTTAAGACGTCATACCGATTGGTGCTGGTTAAATGCATGTCTTGGTATTGTTGAAGGCGATAATGCACCTGTTGAAGCATATTTAGCAAGTGGTGGTGATCCAGCTCGTCAATTAACACATTCTGAAGTACTACTGTTAAACAGAAGTAGTGCTTTCGATGTTGGACACACTTTAGTACATTTGGCAATCag atttcaACGAGAAGATATTTTGGCTACATTATTATCACAAATTGAAGGTTCTGGTTCTGGTATAAAAAGAGTACCTAGTTACGTAGCACCTGATTTGGCTGCTCAAATACGTAGGCATGTAATGAATAATATTCGTTTACGCAAGGGttctttctcttgttattTTGTTACTGATATGGCTACATTTGCACTGCCTGCAGag GTGGAAGATTTACCAAGTATAGTGCAAGAACAGATGTTAGGAGAATTATTAGATAAGGAAGCTCAACAACAGCTAGAAGGAGGTGGTGGTGAGCCACCTGCATTAAATTGGTCCTTAGAAATTACAGAACGATTAGGCAGCCGTTTGCACGCACTTTGGAATAGATCTGCTGGAGATTGTTTGTTAGATTCTGCTATGCAAGCAACATGGGGTGTTTTTGATAGGGATAATGCTTTAAGAAGAGCTCTCGCCGATTCTTTACAGCAAGCAGGACAATt tTTTTATCCACGATGGAGAGAGTACGAGGCATCGCAGGCTTCAAGAATGTTAGATTTTACATTAGAAGAAACACAATGGCAAGAAGATTGGGAAAGTTTATTAGCAACAGCTGCTCAACCCGGCAGTGCCCTAGAACAATTACATGTTTTTGCACTTGCTCATATATTAAGAAGACCTATTATTGTTTATGGCGTTAAATATGTTAAAAGTTTTCGTGGGGAAGATATAG GTTATGCAAGGTTTGAGGGCGTTTATCTTCCACTTTTATGGGAACCTTCATTTTGTATTCGTTCTCCTATAGCATTGGGTTATACACGTGGTCATTTTACTGCTTTGGTTCCCATAGAACCATATGCATCCTCTAGAATACCACCGATTTCTTCTCATGGTGGAGGGAATGGTCCATTGCAACAATTGCAAATACAAATGCAAACCACTTTTATGCCATTAATGGACAGAGAACATAAATTATTACCAATTCATTTTTTGAGTCCAGACGAAATTGGACGAGAAGAATCTATTTTAAAAGACTGGCTTGACGTTTGTAGGACGGAAGGTGGTATTCTTGTTGCACAGCAAAAATTACACAAGAGGCCATTGCTTGTTGCACAAATGTTAGAAGAATGGCTGAATCATTATCGTAGACTTGT tcAAACGAATAATGCACCATTTTCAAGACCAGTTGCTTTACAAGATTATAGTAGCGATGGTGATACAGaagacgaataa
- the LOC124423450 gene encoding ubiquitin thioesterase trabid isoform X2, with amino-acid sequence MTKRLLCKKYKTTISAKRYRVLPIKNYSLKMNNRLEEAESKWTCEYCTYENWPSSLKCTMCRGAKPLLGEDIYRLRNTSPQRSGSNVASGPVSHISPTDPYNLTSQNYSHNVPAGGMWSCGICTYLNYQNASRCVQCSNKKPGGHNQSIHSIASNLHEHLAPLRLGDPPSNLGSNSQVNPPAINLHPERYYNVQTNAHPEKWSCLVCTYENWPKATKCVMCFHPKEKDKRERSATNVGLILPSPERDHNQRSLPSPPHAPYIHQTQREENSAIARRSSHRFTDSRNDSLSTPQSPNNCDYERRLKQLRRHTDWCWLNACLGIVEGDNAPVEAYLASGGDPARQLTHSEVLLLNRSSAFDVGHTLVHLAIRFQREDILATLLSQIEGSGSGIKRVPSYVAPDLAAQIRRHVMNNIRLRKGSFSCYFVTDMATFALPAEVEDLPSIVQEQMLGELLDKEAQQQLEGGGGEPPALNWSLEITERLGSRLHALWNRSAGDCLLDSAMQATWGVFDRDNALRRALADSLQQAGQFFYPRWREYEASQASRMLDFTLEETQWQEDWESLLATAAQPGSALEQLHVFALAHILRRPIIVYGVKYVKSFRGEDIGYARFEGVYLPLLWEPSFCIRSPIALGYTRGHFTALVPIEPYASSRIPPISSHGGGNGPLQQLQIQMQTTFMPLMDREHKLLPIHFLSPDEIGREESILKDWLDVCRTEGGILVAQQKLHKRPLLVAQMLEEWLNHYRRLVQTNNAPFSRPVALQDYSSDGDTEDE; translated from the exons ATGACCAAAAGATTATTATGTAAAAAGTACAAGACAACCATATCTGCCAAA AGGTACAGAGTTCTCCCAATCAAGAATTATTCATTGAAGATGAATAACAGACTTGAAGAGGCAGAGTCAAAATGGACTTGTGAATATTGTACGTATGAGAATTGGCCTTCATCTTTGAAATGCACAATGTGTAGAGGTGCCAAGCCTTTATTGGGTGAAGATATTTATCGCTTACGTAATACAAGTCCACAAAGGTCAGGATCAAATGTTGCTTCTGGCCCTGTATCTCATATAAGTCCAACAGATCCATATAATCTAACCTCTCAGAACTATAGTCACAATGTACCAGCTGGAGGAATGTGGTCATGTGGCATATGTACGTATCTCAATTATCAAAATGCCTCGCGCTGTGTTCAATGCAGTAATAAGAAACCTGGTGGACATAACCAATCAATACACTCTATAGCTTCCAATTTACACGAGCATCTAGCACCACTTAGATTAGGAGATCCTCCATCTAATTTAGGCTCAAATTCTCAAGTAAATCCACCAGCAATAAATTTGCATCCTGAAAGGTACTATAATGTACAGACTAATGCACATCCAGAAAAATGGTCCTGTCTTGTATGTACTTATGAAAATTGGCCAAAAGCTACAAAATGTGTTATGTGTTTTcatccaaaagaaaaagataaaagagaaagatctgCAACAAATGTAGGATTAATTTTACCAAGTCCTGAGAGAGATCATAATCAACGTAGTTTACCATCTCCGCCTCATGCACCTTATATTCATCAAACGCAACGAGAGGAGAATTCTGCAATTGCAAGAAG AAGTTCACACAGATTTACTGATAGTAGAAATGACAGTTTATCGACACCACAGTCTCCTAATAATTGTGATTATGAGCGTAGATTGAAACAGTTAAGACGTCATACCGATTGGTGCTGGTTAAATGCATGTCTTGGTATTGTTGAAGGCGATAATGCACCTGTTGAAGCATATTTAGCAAGTGGTGGTGATCCAGCTCGTCAATTAACACATTCTGAAGTACTACTGTTAAACAGAAGTAGTGCTTTCGATGTTGGACACACTTTAGTACATTTGGCAATCag atttcaACGAGAAGATATTTTGGCTACATTATTATCACAAATTGAAGGTTCTGGTTCTGGTATAAAAAGAGTACCTAGTTACGTAGCACCTGATTTGGCTGCTCAAATACGTAGGCATGTAATGAATAATATTCGTTTACGCAAGGGttctttctcttgttattTTGTTACTGATATGGCTACATTTGCACTGCCTGCAGag GTGGAAGATTTACCAAGTATAGTGCAAGAACAGATGTTAGGAGAATTATTAGATAAGGAAGCTCAACAACAGCTAGAAGGAGGTGGTGGTGAGCCACCTGCATTAAATTGGTCCTTAGAAATTACAGAACGATTAGGCAGCCGTTTGCACGCACTTTGGAATAGATCTGCTGGAGATTGTTTGTTAGATTCTGCTATGCAAGCAACATGGGGTGTTTTTGATAGGGATAATGCTTTAAGAAGAGCTCTCGCCGATTCTTTACAGCAAGCAGGACAATt tTTTTATCCACGATGGAGAGAGTACGAGGCATCGCAGGCTTCAAGAATGTTAGATTTTACATTAGAAGAAACACAATGGCAAGAAGATTGGGAAAGTTTATTAGCAACAGCTGCTCAACCCGGCAGTGCCCTAGAACAATTACATGTTTTTGCACTTGCTCATATATTAAGAAGACCTATTATTGTTTATGGCGTTAAATATGTTAAAAGTTTTCGTGGGGAAGATATAG GTTATGCAAGGTTTGAGGGCGTTTATCTTCCACTTTTATGGGAACCTTCATTTTGTATTCGTTCTCCTATAGCATTGGGTTATACACGTGGTCATTTTACTGCTTTGGTTCCCATAGAACCATATGCATCCTCTAGAATACCACCGATTTCTTCTCATGGTGGAGGGAATGGTCCATTGCAACAATTGCAAATACAAATGCAAACCACTTTTATGCCATTAATGGACAGAGAACATAAATTATTACCAATTCATTTTTTGAGTCCAGACGAAATTGGACGAGAAGAATCTATTTTAAAAGACTGGCTTGACGTTTGTAGGACGGAAGGTGGTATTCTTGTTGCACAGCAAAAATTACACAAGAGGCCATTGCTTGTTGCACAAATGTTAGAAGAATGGCTGAATCATTATCGTAGACTTGT tcAAACGAATAATGCACCATTTTCAAGACCAGTTGCTTTACAAGATTATAGTAGCGATGGTGATACAGaagacgaataa